The Helianthus annuus cultivar XRQ/B chromosome 16, HanXRQr2.0-SUNRISE, whole genome shotgun sequence genome includes a window with the following:
- the LOC110902261 gene encoding proteoglycan 4-like yields the protein MRKLDVDPKAKPKGQQNQKPGSTKDTSAKSSEKSDVGKKKGIDETLNVQIDEEILAKQKRKDTVDSKAYNWKKEQEEKMKKENIDTSQRRKSFRNNRPPIATFPKTSTTPKKPASSAATKPKPSPQKPPQKKHKIASPPPSSTKPTDVYATKASTYIRPTVVETPVVSTAVSQTTASIHFDTPTQLPPTPQKLPSQSSFSPKPPSPSKTPPHPKFAYAYKRKFVVLDDDKEILSPIPLSSAPAQIIPPSSSSLTSPLHHPPIGYMPSAIPLAT from the coding sequence ATGAGAAAGCTGGATGTTGATCCTAAAGCAAAACCAAAAGGTCAACAAAACCAAAAGCCAGGGTCTACCAAAGATACTTCTGCAAAATCTTCTGAAAAATCAGATGTTggaaagaaaaagggaattgatgagaCCCTCAATGTCCAGATTGATGAGGAGATTTTAGCAAAGCAGAAAAGAAAAGACACAGTAGATAGCAAGGCCTATAACTGGAAGAAAGAACAGGaggaaaaaatgaaaaaagaaaacATTGATACTTCTCAAAGAAGAAAGTCTTTTAGAAATAATAGACCACCAATAGCCACATTTCCCAAAACATCTACTACTCCTAAAAAGCCCGCATCTTCTGCTGCAACCAAACCCAAACCTTCACCTCAAAAACCACCACAAAAGAAGCATAAAATAGcttcaccaccaccatcttccacAAAACCAACAGATGTTTATGCAACAAAAGCATCAACATATATTAGGCCAACAGTTGTTGAGACACCAGtggtttcaacagctgttagccAAACCACTGCTTCCATTCATTTTGACACACCAACACAATTACCACCAACACCCCAAAAATTACCTTCACAATCGTCTTTCTCACCTAAACCACCTTCTCCATCAAAAACTCCTCCACATCCCAAATTTGCCTATGCATACAAAAGGAAATTTGTTGTGTTAGATGATGATAAGGAGATTCTATCACCAATCCCCTTATCATCTGCTCCCGCTCAAATCATTCCACCCTCATCATCTTCACTTACAAGTCCACTTCATCATCCACCCATTGGTTACATGCCATCTGCCATCCCATTGGCAACTTAA